A stretch of Brachyspira suanatina DNA encodes these proteins:
- a CDS encoding L-ribulose-5-phosphate 4-epimerase: MLEELKKIVFEENLELVKKELVIYTWGNVSGLDRESKTFAIKPSGVDYDVMKAEDMVVLDLEGNKLEGKYKPSSDTATHIELYKAFPEIGGIVHTHSSYATSWAQARKDIPAFGTTHADYFYGDIPCARPLTKEEIEGEYEKNTGLVIIETLKKRNINPMDIPGIIIASHGPFAWGKDAKEAVHNAVVMEELAKMAYRTIQINPEIKSVEQYLLNKHYFRKHGANAYYGQN, from the coding sequence ATGCTTGAAGAATTAAAAAAAATAGTATTTGAAGAGAATCTTGAACTCGTTAAAAAAGAACTTGTAATATATACTTGGGGAAATGTAAGCGGTTTAGACAGAGAATCTAAAACATTTGCTATTAAGCCTAGCGGTGTTGATTATGATGTAATGAAAGCTGAAGATATGGTAGTTTTAGATTTGGAAGGAAATAAATTGGAAGGAAAATATAAGCCTTCTTCTGATACAGCTACACATATAGAGTTATATAAAGCATTTCCTGAAATAGGCGGAATAGTACATACTCATTCAAGCTATGCTACAAGTTGGGCACAAGCTAGAAAAGATATACCTGCATTTGGTACAACACATGCAGATTATTTTTATGGTGATATACCTTGTGCAAGACCTTTAACTAAAGAGGAAATAGAAGGAGAATATGAAAAAAATACTGGGCTTGTTATTATAGAAACTCTAAAAAAGAGAAACATTAATCCTATGGACATACCTGGTATCATAATAGCTTCTCATGGTCCTTTTGCTTGGGGTAAAGATGCTAAAGAAGCAGTTCATAATGCTGTTGTTATGGAAGAGCTTGCTAAAATGGCATATAGAACTATACAGATAAATCCTGAAATCAAATCTGTAGAACAGTATTTACTTAATAAGCACTATTTCAGAAAACATGGTGCAAATGCTTATTATGGACAAAATTGA